Genomic segment of uncultured Desulfobacter sp.:
CAAAGAGAAACTGGTTCGGATGAAACCATTTACTTTGGCGCTGCTTGGGAAATCGCTTTCTAAGTTAATAAAAAAAAATAAATTTAATACTGCCTGAACTATAACGGGCTGTAGATTTAAAATCTGCAGCCCGTTTTCTATTGGTGATAAAAGATCAATGCCGTAACCGTGAGCATTGATTGTTTTACCACGAAAATTCGTGTCCTATCCTTCCTGTTCTTACCTAATATGGGGCTTTTAATCTCCAACTCTCCTCTTAACTTTATGATATTGAATAGGCATGGGATGAAAGTGAAATCGATTGTTCGAATTAACGGCAGCTTGGCGTTGCATCAAATCACAGATCTAATATTCCCACTTTGTCAGTCCATTTCCGCCGCTGACTGTTCAGGATAAGTGAAGCAGATTTCGAACTTGGTTCTAACGCCAGTCGCTGCTGTGGGGGCAACCACAGGGGGTTGCCCCTACAAAAATGGCTGACAATAAGAATCAAGCTCCGGATTTTAATAGCGCAGGAAAAAACGTTAAGACACTGTTGTGTGAAAGGTGGGTGGGGCGACGATAAAAAAGTGCCGGCAAGGGAGTTTCCCTTGCCGGCAGGTTGGTTGGTTAGGTTATGCGGCGTCCAGAATTACTGGAGCAGGCTGGTCAGGTTTGAAGATGCGGCGTTTGCCTGGCTCAGGGCATAGGAGCCGGTCTGGGCCAGCAGGGACAGCTTGGCAAAGTTGGCTGTTTCCGCAGCAAAGTCAACGTCTCTGATGGTGGATTCGGAGGCCGTCACGTTGGTTTTGGTCACCGAAAGGTTGGAGATGGTGGATGTCAGCTGATTCTGCACCGAACCCAGGCCGCTTCGTGTGGCATCCAGGTCCGCCAGTGCAGCTTCCGCAATGGCAATGGCAATTTCAGCATCCTCCTGTGTCAAAACATTGATATCGGCCAGAGTCATCCCCTTCTGGTTGGAAATAGTCACATCTTCACTGGCTGCGGTTATTTCAAGGGTCGAACCGCTTGCAATGGTGCTTCCGGTTTCCAATGTCATTTCTTCGGACAGGACGACTTCAGAATCCAAAGTGAGATTGGTGCTAAGAGTTGTTCCGGCTTTATATGTGGTGCCGCCAACGGTGATATCCTGGTTAATCGTTGTTCCGGTTGCAATGATCGACGTACTGGCAAGGGTCGAACCTGCCGACAGGGTCATATCTTCTGTTAAAACAGTTTGATTCACAGTCACGGGACCGCCAACCAATGAACCCTTCTCTATTACCGAACCTGATGCTATTTGAGATCCTGCCGCCACATCCATATCGTCAGAAGTCGTCATGGAGCTGCTGAGTGTCACAGAATCACCTATAACAGAGCCGGCGGTGATGACGGATCCAGATGCAATATCTGAACCCGATTCAAGTGTCATATCCGCAGCTAATGTCGTGTCTCCGCTGATGGTTACTTTCGCGCCTAATACTGTTCCTGCAGTCATAGTACTGCCTGAATTAATAATTGAATCGTCTGCAAGTTCCATATCCTCGGTGACAATCAAGGAGGAGCTGAGCGTAACATCAGCGGTTAAAGTGCTTCCGGCCGCATATGTCTGGCCGCCATTGGTAAATGACTGGTTAACCACTGTGCCTGCGCCAAGCACTGAACTGCTTGCAATGGTTGATCCGGCTGTGATGGTCATATCTTCTTGTAGCGTAGCATTTCCTGAGAGAGTGATGCCTCCAGTGATGTTCGTTCCTTGTGCGATTACTGATCCGCTTAGCAGCTTGGAGCCAGCTTCGAGCTGAAAGTCGGACACAATGGTGGTTTCTCCTTGAATCGTGGCGCTGCCGCCAATAACCGTTCCTGCCGTCAACACCGAACCTGAGTTGATGACCGACTTATCAGCAACGATGGTGGTACCGGTGGATGTATAGTCTCCGCTGAGCGTGATTTTATCATCCGTGCCGCCGGCTGCGATTCCGTTAATATTGAATTGGCTGGAGCCTTCCTGGGTCAGTGTTATGTGTCCGACAGTGGTGAGGTCTGCTGCTGAGACAGTATCACCGAAAACGCCGCCTGTATCTCCGGTTACGCTTAGAACCCGTCCATCCTGAGACGTCAGGGTGATGCTGCCGGCATCATTAATGGCCGCAGAAATACCTGTTTCATTTGTCTTATCATTGATGGCGGTGACAAGTGAGGCATCGGAGTCGTTGTCTTGAACATTAATGGCACCGATGTTGACGCCGTTGATGGCAAAATCGGCACCGGTGGTGCCTTCCTGAATAGCGCCATCTGTGGTGGTCTCAACGATCGCCATTGCAGAGACGCCTGTAAGGGAAGAAACCGAGTTGATTTCATCTGCCAGGGCACCGAGTCCGTTTTCCTCTTTGTTATTGGCTTCAATGGTAATGGATTCCAAATTGACATCTTCGCCGGTGATGGCTGACGTGATGGTCAACTGAACAGTGCTGCCTACTTCGCCGTCAAGTTCCATTGTGGCCGTTGAAATATGGCCGATGGAATCAGACTCAGTGTCTCCTATGCTGATAGAAGATGTCTCGTTGGCAGATGCGCCGGTGTGGATCACCTTGTTGGTGTAGGTGCCGTTGAGAAGCTGCAAGCCGTTGTATGATGTGGTGGTGGCAATGTTGTCCAGCTCTTCCATCAGTTTGTCAATGTCCTGCTGAATGGCAGACCGGGTTGCCGTGGTCTGGGTATCTGATGCAGCCTGAATGGCTTTGGTTTTAATGGTGTTAACAATGCTGACGGACTCTTCCAGAGCGCCGTCTGCGGTCTGAACAATGGAAACACCGTCGTTGGCGTTCTGGATGCCCTGGCCAAGACCGTCGGCCTGTGCCGCCAATGAATCGGCAATGGTCAGACCGGATGCATCATCCGCAGCAGAGTTGATTCTCAAACCCGTGGAGAGACGGGTCAGCGATGTTGTCATATTGTTGTCGTTTGCAACCATATTTCTATGGGCGGTGAGTGCGGCAACGTTGGTATTAATACTTAAACTCATGTGATTTCCTCCGTGAATTTGGGTGTCTAAGTGCCGGCGTCATTGCCGGACACTTTGGGCATTCGTCAGATCCGTCTGATGAATGGTTTGGGGTTTATATTTTTCTTAAGCGGGGGCCGACCGCCTGGATTAATCCGTTGTTCTGCTATCTTATCGTGATAAGAAAAGGCAACCTTTAGTCCATAACTTTTTTTGACGGTGCAAAACGATAGCTGTATCTTGTAGGTGTTGTTGGTATATGGCCGAATTTTAATGGAATTTTGTTGTTATCTTAGAACTAATAAAGTGATATTTTATTGTAAGAAAGTTTGGGTTTGATCATAGAGTCGCCTACAATAGGCGACTGATCAATCTCCGGGCGTTCAAAGGCGGGAGGGTTTGTGTCTAAAACTATTGGGAAACTGGGTGTAATGCGTTTCCATGGCCTTGTAAGGTGTTTTTTGCTTTAAAAAACTTAAGGGCAATTCAAAGTTGTAATGGGGTATCTGTTTTGCCAAAAGATCGTTTGTTCCCCAAGTTATTGTATCTTTTTTAAGTTCAGCTGTGTTTGAAACTTTTTTCATCTGCAGATCTAATGCACTGATGGCTGGCATATGCAGATTCTCCATGTGGAAGAATGAAAGATTTGCTGTTTTGCATAGGTGTTTAATATCGTTTTTCGGCATGTCCCCTACAACTTCATCCCCTTTTATATTGGGCTGTTCGTGGCAAAGCCTTACCGGATCATTGTAAAGAACACCCAGGACTTTTAAAGGAAAGTCCCGGATATGATCTGAAATAAATGAGTGCGGCGTGGTGGTATATTGGGCATGAAAAGTTCTAAACGAACAGTCAAGAAGGGTTTGCAGTACAACCGGCGGTTCATTTTCCTGAAAAGTGGGCAGATGAAAACAATAATAGTATAGATATGTGCCTGTATATTCTTTAAGGTTGAATGGAACCAGTTGCTTAAGTTTTGTCAGTTTGGATATCTTATACCGTTTGAGGCATCTGTTGAGACCGGCTCTGGAACAATTGATGTTAAAAAACAGGTCGGCAATTTGAAGCAGGTCGTCGAGGCCTGCCCTGAATGCCATGCGGCAGATAATAATTTTAATCTCTTCAATGGGGGATAGGGCGGTTTTTATGTGCTTGGGCGTATGCGGCCGGTCATATACATCCATGCGGTTTTGCCATCTGCGTATGGTTGTTTTGCTGACGCCGATTTTTTTAGCCAGGCTGTCAACGGACAGATGGGGGTTGTTTTGAATATATGCCCGCTGGGCAGGGGTTGTTGTGGCATTTTTATGAAGACGTATTTTCATGGTAATATCTCAATGTTTTTGAAAAGTTTGAATACGCTTATTCTGCCGAAAGAATGATTATAGACACTTTACGAAAAATTTTAAATACGTTGAAAGGAAATGAAGCGATTTTTTAAAAAGTGGGGGTGTGTAAAAATTATTGTTGCGGTGTCTTTTTGGGGATAGCAAGGTGGGTAAAGCCAGAAAATAAAAAAGGTCTCGGAAAACTTCCGAAACCCTTATTATCCGTTGGTCGGGATGAGAGGATTTGAACCTCCGACCCCCTCGTCCCGAAGGGAGATGCTATTGCTTAAGTCTTGTTTTTATTGTTTTTATGATATGCAACTCTGCCCACAAAAAATTTGTGGGCAGAGTTGCATTTGGTGGTGTCGTAGTGCAACCATTGGGACGTAAAAAATAAAAGCAAAGCATAACAAGAGGTCTTTCTATGTACGTGTCTGGTCAAGAACGTCCCGAACAAGCATCGAAAAATTTTTCATTGATAACGGTTTAGAAAAAAAGCCCGTAGCTGGAATTTGTTTAGAGGTATCCGAAGTTGAAATATCACTGTACCCCGTGCATAATATAGTTTTTATTTCAGGTCTGATAGTCCGGACTTTTTGGATCAATTCCTTTCCGTTCATTTGCGGCATGGCCATATCTGTGATGATTAGATCGTATGAATCTGGATTCTTTTTAAAAATTTCATAGGCTTTCCTGCTTTCGGTTGTATCGGTTACCCGATATCCTAAATTTTGGAGAAATCGTTTTTCAAGCTGCAGAATAGAAGGTTCATCATCCACAATGAGAATTCTCTCATTGCCAGTAAAGAGATGCAATTCTATTTTGGTGTCAACCTTTGCCGTTTCTTTTTCTGACAGTAACGGTAAATAAATATTAAAACTAGTTCCTTTTCCTGGTTCGCTGTATACTGTAATTTGACCATTTAATGATTGAATGATTCTGTGAATAATTGATAATCCAAGTCCCGTCCCTTTACCTTCCGGTTTTGTTGTAAAATATGGCTCAAATATTTTATCCTGGACTTCCAGGGTCATGCCAGAACCGGAGTCGCTGATAATTAGCCGGGCATAATTTCCAGACTGAAGTTTAAAATGAATATCTTCCGGCAGAATATCGACTTGAGAAAGCTGAATTCTCAAAAAGCCTCCAGTTTCTTCCATTGCATGGTAGGCATTTGTGCAAAGATTCATAACTATTTGATGAATTTGAACAGGATCTGCCATAATTTCAGAACACTCAGGAGAAATATCTTGCTGGATTTCTACATTCGGAGGGAGGCTGGCCCTAAGTAGCTTGATGCATTCTTCGAGTATTTTTTGTATTTTAAGGGGTTGAGGTTCAGCACTTTCTTGGTTCCGTCGGCTGAACAGTAAAATTTGCTGAATGAGGTCTTTCGCCCTGGTGCCGGCAATGAATATTTGATTAACATCGGCTTGGATGGGATCGTTTGGATCGAGCTTATCATGAATAATTTCTGAATATCCAATAATCGGGGTCAAAATATTATTAAAATCATGGGCAATTCCACCGGCAAGAGTACCTAACGCTTCCATTTTTTGAGATCGCCTGAGTTGTCTTTCCAATTTTTTCCTCTGAGCTTCAATCTTTTCATTTTCCTGTATTTTATTTTCCAAAGTCAGGTTAGTTTCAGATAGTTCTTTAGTTCGAAGTCTTACGGTCTGTTCTAACTGCTGATGGGAGAGTCTTAAGGCCTTTTCGGCTGCTTTTTTTTGAGCGTTCGCAGAAACTATGCCCCATAAAAGGAAGCCAAATACCAATAAAAACGAAAGATCTCCTAAAGCCAGATTTAGAATGAATCGGTTATCTTTTTCTTGCAGGATTTTACGAGGAATATGTGATAAGATAACCCAGAAATAATTTACACTCGGAATTTCTGATAGACTATCTCCATGGGCCTCTGGGGAGCCTGTGCTGGAATGGATGCTGGTAACAAGAGGAAACACCTTAGTATAGGTAAAGAGTCCATAAGAATTGATGACTTGACCGGAATTGGCCTGATTTATATGGCTCCATACCTGGGGGTATCTATTCTGAATTTTTTTCGTTTTTCCATCTTCGAACATAAAACCCCATTCGTCAGATGGGTTCTCTGCCTTGATCCAGAATCCATGAGAATTGGTCATTAAAAAAACACCAGAGGATTGAGAAAAAGTCTGTTCTAACGTGTGAATGAGATTGTTTCCCAAATAATTCAAGACCAATACACCTTTTTTTTCCCCTTGTCTGTCCCATAATGGAATTGCAAGTCTTATAGTTGGCTTTAAGGGCCGTTCAATGACACCATGTTCAATATTCAGGTCAAATGGGGATATGAACACTTCCCCGCGGTTCAATTTGATTACATCCTTAAAATAGTAGCGGTCTCCCTTGAATTGGAGCTGATCATTGGGAACCAGAATAGGGCTTTCATTTTCTAAATTGACCCTAAGAACCTCCATTCCCGTTTTATCGAGTATCCGGATTTGATCATAAATTCCTTTATACCGGCTAAGAGACAGAATACTTTCTGTGGCTTCGTTTCGGTCTGACTGTCCAACCAGAGTATTCAGTTTGTGATCCAGGTCTGCGGCGATGATATTAATGTCAGAAATAATTGATTTAATCATGTGCTGGAGGAGCGTTTTTTGAAACTCCACCTTGTTAACTTCTCTGTGAAATAGAATTTTATGACGGGTTTTAATGTAATGAAAGTAGTAGGCAAATCCGGACAAGAGAAGAACAACCAGAATTGAAGTGGTAAAAATAAGACTGAATTGTTTAACTGGTTTATATATCATGGCTGATTCTCCTTTTTTTAAAGTCCACGAATCGAGAACCGGGAAATATTTTTTTCAGTTTTTCAGCTTTGAAGTGTTCCTTCTACTCAGGAAGAGAATCTGGCATCCGTATAGGGAATGGCAACAGAAGCATAACACAGAGCTACAGACGGTAGTGGTGAATTCGTTAATACGATATCATAAAGATTTCCTTTCCGGCAAGTACGAGACGGGTTATGCGAAATATTAAAATTAAAAATGAGCATTTGTGCGACCATAAAGATGCGATTTTGAGAATCATTTTGCTTTTAAGGAACTGGATGGTCGATATTTGACTCAAATCCAGGAAATTTGTGAATAAATTGCCACAAGTGTTTTAAACCGTAAAACCCTAAAATCAGATTGAATATCTGATTTTTAATTGGCAAAGGTATATTTTTTGCTTTTTAGTTATGGTTTCTTGATAAAGTTGATTCATTAAATCTATAAGCGAAAGGAATTGTGAGAATGACGTTCAAGTCCAAACTCCTAATTGGAAGTATTCTATCCGCCATGCTCCCCTTGGTTATTTCTGGGTATTTTTCGATAAATAAATCCTCAAATGCCATCACTGAAATATTTAAATCCCAATCCATTCAAGTCGCCAAAGACTTGGCCATGCTGGCAGAAGAGGTGGTTAGCCAAGAAAAATATTTTGCTTTGTCCTTGGCCAAAACGCCTGTGGTAATGCAGGCCGCCTTAAAAGTGTTTGATTCAGGAATGGATTCTGCGGAATCGGAGCTGAATTCCTTAGAACACTTTCTTGCTGACGTTTATGCCGACGTCGGAATCAAATATGAAAGCCTTAGGGTTTCAGATAAAGACGGCAATATCATTGCGGACAGCTATGAAGGGAAAGCTAAAACTCGCTCTTTGGCGGAACGGCAATATTTTATCGACGCTAAAAAAGGAAATATCAGCATAAGTGAGCCTATTTTATCATCATTTTCTGGCCTTCCAATTGTCATAATAGCCATTCCTTTGAAAACGGCAGGGGGGACATTTACAGGGGCCTTTGTGTCCGGAATCAAACTGGATGAGTTAAGCAACCATATCACCCAGGCCAAATTGGGGAAAACCGGGTATCCTTTTGTAACTGATCAGAAAGGCATTTTTATCGCCCATCCCAATCCCGATCTTATTTTTAAGACTAATATGACTCAAACCAACGGAATGAAGGAGGCTGCCAGGTACATACTGGCTAATGAAATTGGTGTGCTTGACTATACTTTTGACAGCGTGGATAAAATCGCCGGATTCGCTTTGGTCAAATCCACAGGGTGGCGTGTCTGCGTTACCCAAAATCGGGACGAATTTTTGGAAACATCCAAACATATTAGGAATCTGATATTTATCGTGGGTGTAATTGCCTTCATACTTGTGTTGGCTGGGGTTCTCTGGTTTGTAAAAGACCTTATGGTTCAACTGGGTGGAGAACCATTGGAGATTGCGCGTATTGCCGATAGCATTTCAGAAGGGGATTTAACCATCGAATTTACGGGTGATGCTGAAAAGCTGACCGGCGTATATGCAAGCATGAAAAAAATGACCCAGAATCTGACGAATATGCTTAAAGAAATCACTGGCGGTGTTTATACTTTGACTTCATCATCTACAGAACTTTCTGCCATTTCAGAACAGATGGCCTCTAATTCAGAGGATACCTCGGAAAAGGCGAACAGCGTGGCCGCTGCTTCAGAAGAAATGACTGCGAATATGAATGGTGTGGCTGCTGCAACCGAACAAGCCGCCGCCAATCTCCAAACCGTTGTTGCCGCTACCGAAGAGATGTCTTCCACCATTTCTGAAATTGCAGCCAATACATCCAAAGGCAGTCAGACAACCATTAATGCCGTGAAAAAGGCAGAAGAGGT
This window contains:
- a CDS encoding methyl-accepting chemotaxis protein produces the protein MTFKSKLLIGSILSAMLPLVISGYFSINKSSNAITEIFKSQSIQVAKDLAMLAEEVVSQEKYFALSLAKTPVVMQAALKVFDSGMDSAESELNSLEHFLADVYADVGIKYESLRVSDKDGNIIADSYEGKAKTRSLAERQYFIDAKKGNISISEPILSSFSGLPIVIIAIPLKTAGGTFTGAFVSGIKLDELSNHITQAKLGKTGYPFVTDQKGIFIAHPNPDLIFKTNMTQTNGMKEAARYILANEIGVLDYTFDSVDKIAGFALVKSTGWRVCVTQNRDEFLETSKHIRNLIFIVGVIAFILVLAGVLWFVKDLMVQLGGEPLEIARIADSISEGDLTIEFTGDAEKLTGVYASMKKMTQNLTNMLKEITGGVYTLTSSSTELSAISEQMASNSEDTSEKANSVAAASEEMTANMNGVAAATEQAAANLQTVVAATEEMSSTISEIAANTSKGSQTTINAVKKAEEVSTKVNQLGEAASQISRVTETIADISEQTNLLALNATIEAARAGEAGKGFAVVAAEIKALAHQTAEATKEIGQRIREVQMSTGDSVTAINEIVEVINEINTIVTSVAAAIEEQTATTQEISNNVSQAGLGVQEVNDNVNQASAVTREVSQNIHQVSQASAEIKTGSLQVNDSAGALSKLAENLNQLISKFTLEKA
- a CDS encoding helix-turn-helix domain-containing protein, encoding MKIRLHKNATTTPAQRAYIQNNPHLSVDSLAKKIGVSKTTIRRWQNRMDVYDRPHTPKHIKTALSPIEEIKIIICRMAFRAGLDDLLQIADLFFNINCSRAGLNRCLKRYKISKLTKLKQLVPFNLKEYTGTYLYYYCFHLPTFQENEPPVVLQTLLDCSFRTFHAQYTTTPHSFISDHIRDFPLKVLGVLYNDPVRLCHEQPNIKGDEVVGDMPKNDIKHLCKTANLSFFHMENLHMPAISALDLQMKKVSNTAELKKDTITWGTNDLLAKQIPHYNFELPLSFLKQKTPYKAMETHYTQFPNSFRHKPSRL
- a CDS encoding flagellin, whose amino-acid sequence is MSLSINTNVAALTAHRNMVANDNNMTTSLTRLSTGLRINSAADDASGLTIADSLAAQADGLGQGIQNANDGVSIVQTADGALEESVSIVNTIKTKAIQAASDTQTTATRSAIQQDIDKLMEELDNIATTTSYNGLQLLNGTYTNKVIHTGASANETSSISIGDTESDSIGHISTATMELDGEVGSTVQLTITSAITGEDVNLESITIEANNKEENGLGALADEINSVSSLTGVSAMAIVETTTDGAIQEGTTGADFAINGVNIGAINVQDNDSDASLVTAINDKTNETGISAAINDAGSITLTSQDGRVLSVTGDTGGVFGDTVSAADLTTVGHITLTQEGSSQFNINGIAAGGTDDKITLSGDYTSTGTTIVADKSVINSGSVLTAGTVIGGSATIQGETTIVSDFQLEAGSKLLSGSVIAQGTNITGGITLSGNATLQEDMTITAGSTIASSSVLGAGTVVNQSFTNGGQTYAAGSTLTADVTLSSSLIVTEDMELADDSIINSGSTMTAGTVLGAKVTISGDTTLAADMTLESGSDIASGSVITAGSVIGDSVTLSSSMTTSDDMDVAAGSQIASGSVIEKGSLVGGPVTVNQTVLTEDMTLSAGSTLASTSIIATGTTINQDITVGGTTYKAGTTLSTNLTLDSEVVLSEEMTLETGSTIASGSTLEITAASEDVTISNQKGMTLADINVLTQEDAEIAIAIAEAALADLDATRSGLGSVQNQLTSTISNLSVTKTNVTASESTIRDVDFAAETANFAKLSLLAQTGSYALSQANAASSNLTSLLQ
- a CDS encoding ATP-binding protein, with translation MIYKPVKQFSLIFTTSILVVLLLSGFAYYFHYIKTRHKILFHREVNKVEFQKTLLQHMIKSIISDINIIAADLDHKLNTLVGQSDRNEATESILSLSRYKGIYDQIRILDKTGMEVLRVNLENESPILVPNDQLQFKGDRYYFKDVIKLNRGEVFISPFDLNIEHGVIERPLKPTIRLAIPLWDRQGEKKGVLVLNYLGNNLIHTLEQTFSQSSGVFLMTNSHGFWIKAENPSDEWGFMFEDGKTKKIQNRYPQVWSHINQANSGQVINSYGLFTYTKVFPLVTSIHSSTGSPEAHGDSLSEIPSVNYFWVILSHIPRKILQEKDNRFILNLALGDLSFLLVFGFLLWGIVSANAQKKAAEKALRLSHQQLEQTVRLRTKELSETNLTLENKIQENEKIEAQRKKLERQLRRSQKMEALGTLAGGIAHDFNNILTPIIGYSEIIHDKLDPNDPIQADVNQIFIAGTRAKDLIQQILLFSRRNQESAEPQPLKIQKILEECIKLLRASLPPNVEIQQDISPECSEIMADPVQIHQIVMNLCTNAYHAMEETGGFLRIQLSQVDILPEDIHFKLQSGNYARLIISDSGSGMTLEVQDKIFEPYFTTKPEGKGTGLGLSIIHRIIQSLNGQITVYSEPGKGTSFNIYLPLLSEKETAKVDTKIELHLFTGNERILIVDDEPSILQLEKRFLQNLGYRVTDTTESRKAYEIFKKNPDSYDLIITDMAMPQMNGKELIQKVRTIRPEIKTILCTGYSDISTSDTSKQIPATGFFSKPLSMKNFSMLVRDVLDQTRT